The Gymnogyps californianus isolate 813 chromosome 5, ASM1813914v2, whole genome shotgun sequence genome contains a region encoding:
- the CALCA gene encoding calcitonin: MVMLKISSFLAVYALVVCQMDSFQAAPVRPGLESVTDRVTLSDYEARRLLNALVKEFIQMTAEELEQASEGNSLDRPISKRCASLSTCVLGKLSQELHKLQTYPRTDVGAGTPGKKRNVLSDLEQERYANYGEPLGNN; the protein is encoded by the exons ATGGTTATGCTGAAGATTTCATCTTTCCTTGCTGTTTATGCCTTGGTTGTGTGCCAGATGGATAGCTTCCAGGCAGCCCCAGTCAG ACCTGGCTTGGAGTCTGTAACAGATCGAGTGACACTCAGTGATTACGAAGCTCGGAGGTTATTAAATGCGCTGGTGAAAGAGTTCATACAGATGACAGCAGAAGAGCTGGAGCAAGCCTCTGAGGGGAACAG CCTGGATAGACCTATTTCCAAACGCTGTGCCAGTCTGAGTACTTGTGTGCTGGGCAAACTGTCTCAAGAATTGCACAAATTGCAAACTTACCCTCGCACTGACGTCGGGGCTGGAACTCCTGGCAAGAAACGAAATGTGCTGAGTGACCTGGAACAGGAACGCTATGCAAACTATGGGGAACCCCTAGGCAACAACTAG